The candidate division TA06 bacterium genome contains a region encoding:
- a CDS encoding acyl carrier protein: protein MAVIDDVKKIVIDRLGVDASQVTMEASFIEDLGADSLDTVELVMALEEKFGMEIPDDEAEKLTKVGVAVEYIEKKLAEKAGK, encoded by the coding sequence ATGGCAGTAATAGATGATGTCAAGAAGATCGTCATTGACCGGTTGGGCGTGGACGCTTCGCAGGTTACCATGGAGGCCTCGTTTATCGAGGATCTGGGCGCCGATTCATTGGACACCGTGGAACTGGTGATGGCCCTGGAGGAAAAATTTGGGATGGAGATCCCGGACGACGAAGCCGAAAAGCTTACCAAGGTGGGCGTGGCGGTGGAATATATCGAAAAGAAGCTGGCGGAAAAGGCCGGCAAATAA
- the fabG gene encoding 3-oxoacyl-[acyl-carrier-protein] reductase encodes MQLSDKTAIVTGSAQGIGKAIALALAQAGANIVVSDVNLEEAEKTAKEIEALGRKAIALKCNVADAAEVTELVKKSQETFSTLDILVNNAGVTRDNLMMRMDEKDWDLVLDINLKGAFLLTKAVTRIMMKQRCGRIVNMSSVIGVMGNAGQSNYAASKGGLIAFTKSTAKEFASRNITCNAIAPGFIETAMTAKLSDEVKENYKKGIPLGRMGSVDDVANAVLFLVSEQSTYITGQVLHVDGGLVM; translated from the coding sequence ATGCAACTATCAGATAAAACCGCCATCGTTACCGGTTCGGCCCAGGGCATAGGAAAAGCAATAGCTTTGGCCCTGGCCCAGGCCGGGGCCAACATCGTGGTCAGCGACGTCAACCTGGAGGAGGCCGAGAAGACCGCCAAGGAGATCGAGGCCCTGGGCCGGAAAGCCATAGCGCTTAAGTGCAACGTGGCCGATGCTGCTGAGGTAACAGAACTAGTCAAAAAGTCGCAAGAGACATTTTCGACATTGGACATTTTAGTGAACAATGCCGGCGTCACCCGCGACAACCTGATGATGCGGATGGACGAGAAGGACTGGGACCTGGTGCTGGACATCAACCTTAAAGGGGCATTTCTTTTAACCAAGGCCGTTACCCGGATAATGATGAAACAGCGCTGCGGACGGATCGTCAACATGTCCTCGGTCATCGGCGTGATGGGCAACGCCGGGCAGTCCAACTACGCGGCCAGCAAGGGCGGGCTGATCGCCTTCACCAAGTCCACCGCCAAGGAATTCGCCTCGCGCAACATCACCTGCAACGCCATCGCCCCGGGCTTCATCGAAACCGCCATGACCGCCAAGCTTTCAGACGAGGTCAAGGAGAACTACAAGAAGGGTATCCCGCTGGGCCGGATGGGCAGCGTGGACGACGTGGCCAACGCGGTGCTGTTCTTAGTTTCCGAACAGTCAACCTATATCACCGGCCAGGTGCTACACGTGGACGGCGGGCTGGTGATGTGA